A section of the Tistrella mobilis genome encodes:
- the istA gene encoding IS21 family transposase: MSQREAARHFGISRDTVRKMMAYSVPPGYRRQAPVRRPKLDAFIPIIDQWLEADRAVPRKQRHTAKRVFDRLRDEHGFTGGYTIIKDYMRDRARRGQEMFVPLAHPPGHAQADFGEATVVIGGVEQKAHFFVLDLPHSDACYVHAYPAAVAEAWVDGHIHAFAFFGAVPQSIVYDNDRCLVAKILPDGTRKRAALFSGFLSHYLIRDRYGRPGKGNDKGSVEGLVGYARRNFMVPIPRFASWDAFNLWLEEQCRKRQGDRLRGESETIGERLLRDLAAMRPLPASPFEACDQASGRVTSQALVRYRTNDYSVPVAFGHQDVWIRGYVDAVVIGCGGEIIARHPRSYAREEVVFDPLHYLPLIEQKINALDQAAPLQGWELPEAFTTLRRLMEARMGKQGRRAYVQVLRLMESFDLADLHAAVKQALHLGAISFDAVKHLVLCRAERRPPRLDLDIYPYLPRATVEKTSAKAYMRLLDREEEPA, encoded by the coding sequence ATGAGCCAACGCGAGGCAGCAAGGCATTTTGGCATATCGCGCGACACGGTTCGCAAGATGATGGCGTATTCGGTTCCGCCCGGCTATCGGCGGCAGGCTCCGGTGCGACGCCCGAAGCTGGACGCGTTCATCCCGATCATCGATCAGTGGCTTGAGGCGGACCGTGCGGTCCCGCGCAAGCAGCGTCATACGGCCAAGCGCGTTTTTGATCGCCTTCGTGACGAACATGGGTTTACCGGCGGCTACACGATCATCAAGGACTACATGCGCGACCGGGCGCGGCGCGGCCAGGAGATGTTCGTGCCGCTGGCGCATCCGCCAGGCCATGCGCAGGCCGATTTCGGCGAGGCGACTGTGGTGATCGGCGGCGTGGAGCAGAAGGCGCACTTCTTCGTGCTCGATCTGCCGCACAGCGATGCGTGCTATGTTCACGCCTATCCTGCGGCGGTGGCCGAAGCGTGGGTGGACGGCCATATCCATGCCTTCGCCTTCTTCGGGGCTGTGCCGCAGTCGATCGTCTACGACAACGACCGCTGCCTGGTGGCGAAGATTCTGCCCGACGGCACGCGCAAGCGGGCGGCGCTGTTCAGCGGCTTTCTGTCCCACTACCTGATCCGGGACCGCTATGGCCGGCCCGGCAAGGGCAATGACAAGGGCAGCGTCGAAGGACTGGTCGGCTATGCGCGGCGCAACTTCATGGTGCCGATCCCGCGCTTTGCATCGTGGGACGCGTTCAACCTGTGGCTCGAGGAGCAGTGCCGCAAGCGCCAGGGTGACCGGCTGCGCGGCGAGAGCGAGACGATCGGCGAACGCTTGCTGCGCGATCTGGCGGCGATGCGCCCGCTGCCGGCATCGCCCTTCGAGGCCTGCGACCAGGCCAGCGGTCGGGTCACTTCGCAGGCGCTGGTGCGCTACAGAACCAACGACTACTCCGTTCCGGTCGCCTTCGGCCACCAGGACGTCTGGATCCGTGGCTATGTCGACGCGGTGGTGATCGGCTGCGGCGGGGAGATCATTGCCCGCCATCCGCGCAGCTATGCGCGCGAAGAGGTTGTCTTCGATCCGCTGCATTACCTGCCGCTGATCGAGCAGAAGATCAACGCGCTCGACCAGGCGGCCCCCTTGCAGGGCTGGGAACTGCCGGAGGCGTTCACGACACTGCGCCGTCTCATGGAGGCGCGGATGGGCAAACAGGGCCGGCGCGCCTATGTGCAGGTGCTGCGCCTGATGGAAAGCTTCGATCTGGCCGACCTGCACGCAGCCGTGAAGCAGGCGCTGCATCTGGGCGCCATCAGCTTCGATGCCGTGAAGCACCTCGTCCTGTGCCGGGCCGAGCGCAGGCCGCCCAGGCTGGACCTCGACATCTATCCCTATCTGCCCAGAGCCACTGTCGAGAAGACGTCGGCCAAGGCCTATATGCGCCTGCTGGACCGTGAGGAGGAACCGGCATGA